TGCGGTCCAAATGGCTGCAAACACCGCGGCTAATGCAGCAAACACGGCTGCTAACGCTGCCAACACTGCGGCAAACACCGCTGCTAACGCAGCTAACAAGGCTGCGAACACTGCTGCCAACACCGCTGCGAACAAGTAAGTTCGTTGCTGTTGAAACAGTCCGAAAGGGAGGCATCCGCTGATGCCTCCCTTTTTTGCATTGCGCTCTTAGATCATTTTAGCCAATTCCTCTGGTCGATTGACCGGACGCTGGCATACAAACCCTTCGCAGACATATGCCGTGGCCTTACCATCGATCAGAGTCCGGTCTTTCAGAAGCGGCACATTTGAGCCGGTGCCGTCCCCGATGGCAACGATCTTGAATGGACGATATTCCGACCATAGTTCGCGTTGAAGATCGTTGTCCGCATCGCCGACGATCGCGACCTCCTTAACTTCTCCGAAATAGAATTCGGCCGTCGCCAGTAATCGTCCGAAGCCTTGTGGGTGTTGCTTTGCCTGAACCGAAGCGAGCCGCAAGACCGTCAACGCGAAACGTACGTACCGCTCGTCGCCCAGGAGCTTGGCAAGTTTGAGCAAAACGTCCGCCGCAACCGAATTTCCAGACGGCGTGGCGTTGTCGTAAAAGTCCTTATTGCGGACGATCAGTTCCTCGTGGTCGTTCGACGTAAAAAAGAACCCGCCGCCGTCTTCGTCCCAAAATTCCGTGATCATCGCATCTGCCAACCGGATCGCTTCATTCAAGTATCGTTCGTCACCCGAAACTTGAAAGAGCTCGATCAATCCGTCAGCCAGATTCGCGTGATCTTCGATGTATCCGTTAAGCTTGGCCCGACCGTCTTTCCAGGTTCTAAGTAGTCTGCCGTCGTCCTTTAGGTTTTCGATCAGAAAGTCGGCATTCCGTTTCGCGATGGTCAGGTATTCATCACTGCCTAAGACCGCCGATGCCTCGGCAAAAGCCGCTAGCATCAAGCCATTCCAGGATGTCAGCACTTTTTCGTCGCGATTCGGTTTAATGCGTTTTTCACGTTCGTTGAAGAGCAACTCTCTACTCGCCGATAGCTCCACAACAGTCGCTTCGTCGTGGTCGCGTACGTTGAGAATATTGCGGCCTTCAAAGTTACCTTCCGATGTCGCGTTATAAAATTCGCAAAACACCTTTGAGGAATCATCACCGAGTACTGCCTGAATCTCTTCCGGCGTCCAAACAAAGAACTTCCCTTCTTCGCCCTCACTGTCGGCGTCTTGCGTCGAATAGAATCCAGCCTCGGGGCCGATCATTTCACGTCGTATGTATTCGAGCGTTTCGACCGCGATCCGCTTAAAGAGATCCTCTTTGGTGATCTGATAAAGATGCAAATAGATCCTGACGAGCTGAGCGTTGTCGTAAAGCATCTTTTCAAAATGGGGAACGAGCCAAACGGCATCAACTGAGTATCGGTGGAACCCGCCGCCAAGCTGATCATAAATCCCGCCACAGGCGATCTTTTCGGCCGTGTGTTTCACCATAGTCAGCGCATTTTCGTTGCCGGTTCTTTCCCAGTAACGAAGCAGGAACTCCATCGACATTGACGCCGGAAATTTCGGTGCGCCTCCCCATCCGCCATCCCTCGGGTCGTAGGTTCTGACAAATCGGCTGAATGCTGTATCTGACAAGCTTGTGTCTATACCGCCGGCGGGCATTTCGGTGACGGTCATTTGCCGCAGCGAACCAAGTATCTCGTAAGCCGATCCCATGAGCTCGTCGCGTCGCTCGCGCCAGGCCTCCGCAATGCTCAACAAGATCTGCCGCCAGCTCACCATTCCATATCGGGGTGATGGCGGAAAATATGTACCTCCGAAGAACGGCAGCTTTTCCGGCGTTATGAATACGTTCATCGGCCATCCGCCACGGCCGGTCGTTATCTGAACGAAATTCATGTATATCTGATCGACGTCGGGACGCTCTTCCATATCGACCTTAATGTTGACGAAATGTTCATTCATTATCGCCGCAACACCTTCGTCTTCGAACGACTCGTGCTCCATGACATGACACCAGTGGCAAGCCGAATAACCGATGCTGACCAAGACAGGCTTGTCTTCGGCCCTGGCTCGTTCGAACGCCTCGTCGCCCCACGGATACCAGTCGACCGGATTGTGCGCGTGCTGGAGGAGATACGGAGATGTTTCGTTGATCAACTTATTCGTGAACTTATCAGATGAACGCATTATCTGATTGTTTCATTTTAGTCCTCGGCCCGCAAAAGCCCGGCCCGCTCTTTCTTGCCGACGAAGGGACAAGAACTCCAGCGTTGTTTAATCGTCATTCACATCCGACCGTCTCGACCCCGAAAGGCGTTGTATTGGCATTTACATCCGCAGCGGCGGGGCCGAGCGACGAAACGTTGGAAACGATCATCGGGGGCTGGCAGCCGCATTTCTTCATCTGGATAAGGCGGACAATGCTCTCGAATGATGAGATAGGCTTTGTGAAATGGCTGACGAGGCGTTGTTTCAGCTAATGGTCGATCCGCGTTTCTCGCCGCTGAGAAATAGAAAAAGGGTCCAGGAGATCTGTAGAAAAGCACATCTCCCATCGTGGGTTTTTGCGCTGATCGCAAGGGTTTTTACGGTCGCCATTTGCTTTTCCTTTTTGTCATACTTGTATATACTTGTTTGACAATGACACCGCGTTGCATTGCAAAACTCCGTCCAGCCTGGCAGCGTGCCGAACTCTTTGGCGGCGACTAATTTCTCCATTTCTCTTGTTATTTATCGGACCGAAGTCCGGTATCACTCGCGGCATATCCCCGCGTTCAAACAGAATCAAGGAGAAGACAATGTTCCCGACAACCGAATTACAGAAACCCGTTATAAAGACCGCGCTTCCGGGCCCAAAGGCTCAGGAGATAATTGATGCCGACTCCCAGTTCGTTACACCAAGCTATCCGCGTCCTGATTACAAACTAGTCGCGGAAAGAGGCTACGGCGTTTGGATCGAGGATCCGGACGGCAACGTGTTTCTCGATTGCAATGCCGGCGTCGCCGTCTGCTCGACAGGCCATTGCCATCCAGAAATCGTCAAGGCGATCAGCAATCAGGCAGCTGAGCTGATCCACCTGTGCGGCACCGATTTTTATTACCGGCACATGCCTGCTTTGGGAAAAAAGCTGGATGAGATCGTCCCGATCGATGGGCCGACCAAATCGCATTTCGCCAACAGCGGCGCCGAAGCCATCGAGACCGCTTTGAAGCTCGCGATGTACCACACCAAGCGGCAAAAGTTCATTTCGTTCTACGGTTCGTTCCATGGCCGCACGCTCGGGGCGCTCTCGCTTACGTCGTCGAAGAAGGCTCAAAGGTTGGGCTTCGCGCGTCAGGCTCTCGACGTTGTACACGTTCCCTACCCGAATTGCTATCAGTGTCCGTTCAATCTTGGTAAATGTAATGACGGAAGCTGTTGCATGGGAACGGTCAGCTGGATCGAGGATCGGCTTTTCAATACGACCACCCCGCCCGAAGAAGTAGCAGGCATCGTACTTGAGGTCGTCCAGGGTGAAGGCGGCTATGTGCCCGCCCCGACCGAGGTGGTCAAAGCCATCCGTCAGATCTGCGACAAACACGGCATCATGCTGATCGTTGACGAGGTCCAATCCGGAATGGGCCGCACCGGAAAGATGTTTGCGCTCGATCATCACGAAGGCGTTAAGGCCGACATCGTCTGCATGGCAAAGGGCATCGGCTCCGGAATGCCGATCGGCGTTTGTACTGCACGCGCCGACGTCATGACCTGGCACAAAGGTGCACACGCTTCGACATTCGGCGGTAACCCGGTCGCGATCGCTTCTGCGTTGAAAACGATCGAACTTCTCGAAGGTGGATTGATCGAGAATTCGGCTGAGGTCGGCAGCTATTTGAAGGCTGGCCTCGAGAAATTAAAAGGGAAATACGATTGCATCGGCGACGTACGCGGAATGGGAATGATGCTCGGCGTTGAGTTTGTTGCGGACAGGATATCGCGAAAACCTGCACCCGAACTTCGTGACCGTATCGAGATGGCCTGCTTCAACAATGGCCTTATAATCCTTGGCTGCGGCACAAGCACGATCAGATGGTCTCCGCCACTTATTTTGACTAAAGAGAACGTTGATGTTGCACTCGGGATCTTTGACAGTGCGATCGAAATGTCTATCGCTTAGTCATCAATCAGAGACGGGGATAGTCCATCAACGACCCATGAATCTTTGACCTAAAGGCAACGGATCGGGTTCAAAATAAATGTCGCGGGCGTGAAAAAAAACCTTGACTTGGTAATCTATTAGATGTATCATTTTTTCAACGTAACGCGTTATGTAGTATGTGAAGCTAGTGTTAGGCTTCGAGCTCGTCAAACGCCTTAAACGAAATCCGGCTCGGAAAGTAGTTTCGGGAACAACGTGGGGCGGGGACACCTTTGAAGGTCATGTCGGCGCAAAGCTCTTGACATAGGACAAGGTACGAAAAAGATAAAAAAGGGCTTCTGTTGTAATGACAGTAGCCCTTTTTTCTTTGGTTCCCGGTACCGGCCACCCCATCAGCGATTTCGATCAACCGGAGAGCTCTCAAAAAAAACCGGGCCGCGAATGACCCGGGGCTTAAGGACGATCAGTTCGATCAGATCAGCTTTTCGCCTTTTTGATCTCGTCGACCAAAACCGGAACGGCTTCGAACAGGTCGCCGACAATGCCGTAATCGGCGATGTCAAAGATCGGTGCTTCCGAGTCTTTGTTGATCGCTACGATCGTCCCGGAGTTTTTCATCCCAACGATATGCTGGATCGCACCGGAAATGCCGAGCGCAATGTAAAGTTTCGGGGCAACGGTCTGCCCAGATGAACCGATCTGGCGGTCGATCGGCAGCCATTCGCTGTCGCAGATCGGACGCGAGGCCGCTAGATCGGCACCCAACGCGTCTGCGAGCTGTTGAGCGATGGCTAGATTCTCCTGCGATTTGATTCCCCGGCCGACCGCAACGATGATCTCACTCTTGGTCAGATCGACCGAAGCTTTCGCTTCCTGAAAGGGCTCTTCGGCGGTCATTCTTACATCGCCGATGTTCACATCGATCGTCTCGACCGATGCACTTCCCTTCGCCGCCGAATCGCCACGGAATGCGCCTGATTGAAAGGTAACAAAATACGGGGATTCGCCTCCGACCGTCAGATCTGCATCAAGCTTTCCAAGAAAGATGCGCCGCGTTAAAACGAGCTTCCCGTTTTCGGCCCTATAGCGGATAACATCACCGACGACCTCGCTCCCAAAACGCGTTGCGACCTTTGGGGCGAAATCGCGCACCTGATAAGTGTGCGACATCACAATATACAGCGGGTTGGTCGCCCTGATCACCTGCTCCCAAGCGTCGGCATAGGCATCCGGCGTATATGTACCGAGTCGGTCGTTCTTTGCGACGATCACCTTTTCGAGATCGTAACCTGCGATCTCTTGCACCAACGGACATTCACCTGTGCACGGAATGACCGCAGATGCCTTCATCCCAAGGTCGTTCCCGATGGCCTGCGCCGCAGCTATCGCTTCAAGTGAGGTCTTGTTCAATATGCAATTCTTATGTTCGATGAAAACGAGTATCATATCGCCCGCACCTCCGATCTGAGCTTTTCGACCAATTCGACCGCTCCTGCCTTCGCGTCTCCGTTACCAAGAATCTGGGTATGCTTGGTCTTCAATGGCATGTAAACCCTCTGTATCGCCTGTCCGCCGGCAAACGTCTCGATCGACGGTGTAACATCCCTGATCTCTTTTTTCTTCGCCGCCATTATCCCCTTGAGCGAAGCGTATCGGATCTGCGATATCCCTGACTGGATGGTGAACAATGCTGGAAGTCTGTAGCTGAACCATTGATACCAACCGCTTTCGAGCTCGCGTTTTATCCGAAGACTCTCGCCAAGGCTGGCGCGGTCGATCTCGATCACGATCGTGCCGTGAGGAATGCCGAGCATTTCGGCAAGGACCACACCGGTCTGGCCGAAGCTTGCATCGTCGGACTGCAGTCCCGCAAATACCAGGTCGGGATTCTCGTCGCCGATCGCTCCGGCTATCGCACCGGCGATCTGGTAGGGCGAAAGTTTATTGGCTTGGTCGACAACGACATGTATCGCGCGATCTGCCCCTCGGGCGAGTGCGTCCTTGATCACGGCTTTCGCCGACTGCGGACCAAGCGTACAGACGATCACCTCGCCATCGCCCTTAGCCTCTTTCAGCCGAAGAGCTTCCTCGAGCGCGTAACCGTCAGACTCGTTCGTCTGTGTTGCCACATCGGTCTCATTGATCCATTTCTCATCAGGCCCGATCCTCAAGACAGCGTCCTTGTTGGCGACCTGTTTCATCAAGACTATGATCTTCATATAACCTCTCGACTGAATGAGCGTTCATTCAGATTCTAGTAGAAAAGCGTTCCGACCTCAAACTGGACGAAACGCTTGAAATTATTCCTCGTATTTCTTAAAGATCAGGCATGCATTAGTTCCGCCGAATCCAAAGCTGTTGGACAATGCAAAGTCAATCTCGGCTTTTCTTGCGACATTTGGAACATAGTCGAGGTCGCATTCCGGATCCGGCGTTTCGTAGTTGATCGTCGGCGGCAGCATCCCTTCTTTTATCGCAAGGACCGAGAATACCGCCTCGATGCCACCAGCTGCTCCGAGCGCATGCCCGGTCATAGATTTTGTCGAGCTTACGGCGAGGCCATTGGTCGCGTGACCTCCAAACACGTTCTTGATCGCAAGCGATTCGAACTTGTCGTTATACGGGGTCGACGTGCCGTGAGCGTTGACGTAGCCGATCTGGTCGGGTGAAATTCCGGCATCTTTGATAGCACGCTGCATCACTCGGATCGCCCCGGAACCAGTTTCATCCGGCATCGTCACGTGAAATGCGTCGCCGCTCATGCCGTAGCCCACTATTTCAGCAATGATCTTCGCACCGCGAGCCTTGGCAAATTCGAGTTCCTCGAGGATCATGATGCCCGATCCTTCGCCGATCACGAAGCCGTCGCGCTCAAGATCGAACGGCCGAGAGGCGCGTTTCGGATCGTCGTTTCGCGTCGAGAGAGCACGCATCGAGGCAAATCCCGCAACTGACATCGGCGTGATCGCGCTTTCGGCTCCGCCGCAGATCATCGCATCCGCATCGCCTCTCTCGATCAGTCGAAAGCTGTCGCCGATCGCATGAGCTCCAGCAGAGCATGCAGTCGCGGTTGCCGAGTTTGGGCCCTTGGCACCATGGCGGATCGAAACGTTTCCGGCTGCGAGATTGACTATCGCTGAGACTATGAAGAAAGGTGAGACTCGGTCAGGGCCCGAGTTGAGAAGCTTCTCGTGTTCGCGCTCGATAGCCCAAAAATCGCCGATACCCGAACTTATGTAGGTACCGACCATTTCGGCGTTCGATTCGTCTATCACGAGCCCGCTATGCTTCATCGCTTCATCCGAAGCGGCAAGAGCGAAATGAGTAAACGCTCCCATTCGCCTTGCTTCCTTCTTATCAAGAAAGCTCAACGGATCGAAGTCCTTTACCTCGCAGGCAAATTTGACTGAAAACTTCTCAGGATCGAACTTTTTGATGTAGTCCGCACCATTTGCGCCGCTCATCAGCGCTTCCCACGTTGTCGGGACGTCGTTGCCGATCGGCGTGATCAACCCGAGTCCTGTAACTACTACGCGACGTTTCATAAGAATGCATTACGAAAAATGGAAAATGGACAATCCGGAGACTTAGGTCTCCCATGTCCATCGTCCTGTATCCGTTGGATTACCCTTTGTGCTGTTCGACGTAAGCGTAAGCGTCCCGAACGCTCTGGATCTTTTCTGCGTCCTCATCCGGGATCTCGATGTCAAACTCTTCTTCAAAACGCATGACGAGTTCGACCAGGTCGAGTGAGTCGGCACCAAGGTCCTCGATGAACCGGGCGTTTTCGGTGACTTCCGCTTCATCAACACCCAATTCGTCAACAATGATCTGTTTGATCTTATCCTGAACTTCTGACATATGTTCTCCTTTTATAGCGTTTCTCTAGTATTTCTTAAACTCTCTGCGTTATCAACATTCA
The DNA window shown above is from Chloracidobacterium sp. and carries:
- a CDS encoding thioredoxin domain-containing protein, coding for MRSSDKFTNKLINETSPYLLQHAHNPVDWYPWGDEAFERARAEDKPVLVSIGYSACHWCHVMEHESFEDEGVAAIMNEHFVNIKVDMEERPDVDQIYMNFVQITTGRGGWPMNVFITPEKLPFFGGTYFPPSPRYGMVSWRQILLSIAEAWRERRDELMGSAYEILGSLRQMTVTEMPAGGIDTSLSDTAFSRFVRTYDPRDGGWGGAPKFPASMSMEFLLRYWERTGNENALTMVKHTAEKIACGGIYDQLGGGFHRYSVDAVWLVPHFEKMLYDNAQLVRIYLHLYQITKEDLFKRIAVETLEYIRREMIGPEAGFYSTQDADSEGEEGKFFVWTPEEIQAVLGDDSSKVFCEFYNATSEGNFEGRNILNVRDHDEATVVELSASRELLFNEREKRIKPNRDEKVLTSWNGLMLAAFAEASAVLGSDEYLTIAKRNADFLIENLKDDGRLLRTWKDGRAKLNGYIEDHANLADGLIELFQVSGDERYLNEAIRLADAMITEFWDEDGGGFFFTSNDHEELIVRNKDFYDNATPSGNSVAADVLLKLAKLLGDERYVRFALTVLRLASVQAKQHPQGFGRLLATAEFYFGEVKEVAIVGDADNDLQRELWSEYRPFKIVAIGDGTGSNVPLLKDRTLIDGKATAYVCEGFVCQRPVNRPEELAKMI
- a CDS encoding acetyl ornithine aminotransferase family protein, whose product is MFPTTELQKPVIKTALPGPKAQEIIDADSQFVTPSYPRPDYKLVAERGYGVWIEDPDGNVFLDCNAGVAVCSTGHCHPEIVKAISNQAAELIHLCGTDFYYRHMPALGKKLDEIVPIDGPTKSHFANSGAEAIETALKLAMYHTKRQKFISFYGSFHGRTLGALSLTSSKKAQRLGFARQALDVVHVPYPNCYQCPFNLGKCNDGSCCMGTVSWIEDRLFNTTTPPEEVAGIVLEVVQGEGGYVPAPTEVVKAIRQICDKHGIMLIVDEVQSGMGRTGKMFALDHHEGVKADIVCMAKGIGSGMPIGVCTARADVMTWHKGAHASTFGGNPVAIASALKTIELLEGGLIENSAEVGSYLKAGLEKLKGKYDCIGDVRGMGMMLGVEFVADRISRKPAPELRDRIEMACFNNGLIILGCGTSTIRWSPPLILTKENVDVALGIFDSAIEMSIA
- a CDS encoding electron transfer flavoprotein subunit alpha/FixB family protein; translated protein: MILVFIEHKNCILNKTSLEAIAAAQAIGNDLGMKASAVIPCTGECPLVQEIAGYDLEKVIVAKNDRLGTYTPDAYADAWEQVIRATNPLYIVMSHTYQVRDFAPKVATRFGSEVVGDVIRYRAENGKLVLTRRIFLGKLDADLTVGGESPYFVTFQSGAFRGDSAAKGSASVETIDVNIGDVRMTAEEPFQEAKASVDLTKSEIIVAVGRGIKSQENLAIAQQLADALGADLAASRPICDSEWLPIDRQIGSSGQTVAPKLYIALGISGAIQHIVGMKNSGTIVAINKDSEAPIFDIADYGIVGDLFEAVPVLVDEIKKAKS
- a CDS encoding electron transfer flavoprotein subunit beta/FixA family protein, with translation MKIIVLMKQVANKDAVLRIGPDEKWINETDVATQTNESDGYALEEALRLKEAKGDGEVIVCTLGPQSAKAVIKDALARGADRAIHVVVDQANKLSPYQIAGAIAGAIGDENPDLVFAGLQSDDASFGQTGVVLAEMLGIPHGTIVIEIDRASLGESLRIKRELESGWYQWFSYRLPALFTIQSGISQIRYASLKGIMAAKKKEIRDVTPSIETFAGGQAIQRVYMPLKTKHTQILGNGDAKAGAVELVEKLRSEVRAI
- the fabF gene encoding beta-ketoacyl-ACP synthase II, with protein sequence MKRRVVVTGLGLITPIGNDVPTTWEALMSGANGADYIKKFDPEKFSVKFACEVKDFDPLSFLDKKEARRMGAFTHFALAASDEAMKHSGLVIDESNAEMVGTYISSGIGDFWAIEREHEKLLNSGPDRVSPFFIVSAIVNLAAGNVSIRHGAKGPNSATATACSAGAHAIGDSFRLIERGDADAMICGGAESAITPMSVAGFASMRALSTRNDDPKRASRPFDLERDGFVIGEGSGIMILEELEFAKARGAKIIAEIVGYGMSGDAFHVTMPDETGSGAIRVMQRAIKDAGISPDQIGYVNAHGTSTPYNDKFESLAIKNVFGGHATNGLAVSSTKSMTGHALGAAGGIEAVFSVLAIKEGMLPPTINYETPDPECDLDYVPNVARKAEIDFALSNSFGFGGTNACLIFKKYEE
- a CDS encoding acyl carrier protein; protein product: MSEVQDKIKQIIVDELGVDEAEVTENARFIEDLGADSLDLVELVMRFEEEFDIEIPDEDAEKIQSVRDAYAYVEQHKG